A window of the Bacteriovorax sp. PP10 genome harbors these coding sequences:
- a CDS encoding AEC family transporter: MTNFIVIFICLIAGILCKRLRQFPHQTPQAFNAFIVYITLPALVFSQVPRMLVNLDFSGNWWLPVSMAWICFVFSYFIFSFIGKKLQWRDATIGALILTAGLGNTSFVGIPLLEALIGKEAVPVGILIDQAGSFLVLSTLGIVVAALYSGAKITPAFIGKRVFTFPPFIALLLTIVWFIFFGRANPTSLDAIYPSMEKIAATLVPLALFSVGYQLHFDLAVFKKRWIPLTLGLVFKLLIFPAFFAFFYLKLLGGNDLATHVVVLESAMATMITAAVVANEFNLDSEISNLMVGVSIPLSLITVPLWKYFLGF, encoded by the coding sequence TCCACAAGCATTCAATGCTTTTATTGTCTACATTACACTTCCAGCTCTCGTCTTTTCACAAGTGCCACGCATGCTGGTTAATTTAGATTTTAGTGGAAACTGGTGGCTGCCGGTTTCAATGGCATGGATTTGTTTTGTGTTTTCTTATTTCATTTTTTCTTTCATCGGAAAAAAGCTGCAATGGAGAGACGCTACAATCGGGGCCTTGATATTAACAGCAGGTTTAGGAAATACATCATTCGTTGGGATCCCACTTCTTGAAGCTCTCATTGGTAAAGAAGCAGTTCCGGTTGGAATTCTTATCGATCAAGCGGGAAGCTTCCTGGTTCTCTCAACATTGGGAATTGTTGTGGCCGCACTTTATTCAGGTGCTAAGATCACTCCGGCCTTTATAGGAAAGAGAGTTTTTACTTTCCCTCCCTTCATCGCTTTATTACTTACGATTGTCTGGTTTATTTTCTTCGGAAGAGCAAACCCAACAAGCTTAGATGCCATTTACCCTTCAATGGAAAAAATCGCAGCGACACTTGTGCCTCTGGCATTATTCTCCGTAGGCTACCAATTGCATTTTGACCTGGCCGTTTTCAAAAAACGCTGGATTCCTCTAACTCTAGGTTTGGTTTTTAAATTACTAATCTTCCCGGCCTTCTTCGCATTCTTTTACCTGAAACTTTTAGGAGGCAATGACCTTGCCACTCACGTTGTCGTTTTAGAATCGGCCATGGCCACTATGATTACAGCAGCAGTTGTCGCCAATGAATTCAATCTTGATAGTGAGATATCCAACCTGATGGTAGGCGTGAGCATTCCGCTGTCTCTCATTACAGTACCATTATGGAAGTATTTTTTAGGTTTTTAG
- a CDS encoding M15 family metallopeptidase: protein MRAIKYQGLSMKDIITGKTQEHLVLDEESNLLVHKEVLSSLRTMRDEAAAAGFSLKLASAFRGFDQQLNIWNAKAKGLRPLLDSYGVPLDYDTLSPTEVVYAILRWSALPGASRHHWGSDMDVYDSSRMPEGYKVQLVPQESQPGGVFADFHLWLDDNLKHFRFFRPYAHDLGGIAPERWHLSYAPISNEYQKILTYELLEETISNADIELKPVILKELPEIYQRFVNI, encoded by the coding sequence ATGCGGGCAATTAAATACCAAGGTTTAAGTATGAAAGACATCATCACCGGCAAGACTCAAGAACATTTAGTTTTAGATGAAGAAAGTAATCTTTTGGTTCATAAGGAAGTATTATCTTCACTAAGAACAATGCGAGATGAAGCGGCCGCAGCTGGATTTTCTTTAAAACTGGCCAGTGCTTTTAGAGGTTTTGATCAGCAGTTGAATATCTGGAATGCTAAAGCAAAAGGGTTAAGGCCACTACTAGACTCTTATGGTGTCCCTCTCGATTACGATACGCTATCGCCTACTGAAGTCGTCTATGCGATTTTAAGATGGTCTGCGCTTCCAGGAGCGAGTCGCCATCACTGGGGTAGTGATATGGATGTTTATGACAGCAGTCGCATGCCTGAGGGCTATAAAGTGCAATTGGTGCCACAGGAATCACAACCCGGTGGAGTCTTTGCTGATTTTCACTTATGGCTGGATGATAATTTAAAGCATTTTAGATTTTTTAGACCCTACGCTCACGATTTAGGTGGGATTGCTCCTGAGAGATGGCATTTAAGTTATGCACCCATTTCAAATGAGTACCAAAAAATCTTAACGTATGAACTTTTAGAAGAAACTATTTCAAACGCTGACATTGAATTGAAGCCGGTTATCTTAAAAGAGCTTCCAGAAATTTATCAGCGCTTCGTTAATATCTAA